One Streptomyces lincolnensis genomic region harbors:
- a CDS encoding GNAT family N-acetyltransferase, which yields MTKSPVTVERWEGLECAAQLDLVLPMYKEIWVEPPYCEGVKEIADFVDRFAQEVRLPRARLVVARYGGLPVGYAFGYPLPPETGWWKAMGEETTAEFAAENGKRTLGIVELAVRAPWRRKGVAARLHAHLLEGLGVERVTLAMRPEPEAAPAHAAYAAWGYRQVGSWHPADDEPASHIMLLTLPVPAYGVV from the coding sequence ATGACGAAGTCGCCGGTCACGGTGGAGCGGTGGGAGGGGCTGGAGTGTGCCGCGCAGCTTGATCTCGTGCTGCCGATGTACAAGGAGATCTGGGTCGAACCGCCGTACTGCGAGGGCGTGAAGGAGATCGCGGACTTCGTGGACCGGTTCGCGCAGGAGGTCCGCCTTCCCCGCGCTCGTCTCGTCGTGGCCCGCTACGGCGGCCTGCCGGTCGGGTACGCCTTCGGGTACCCCCTGCCGCCGGAGACCGGCTGGTGGAAGGCGATGGGGGAGGAGACCACGGCGGAGTTCGCGGCCGAGAACGGGAAGCGCACCCTGGGCATCGTCGAACTCGCGGTACGCGCTCCGTGGCGGCGGAAAGGAGTGGCCGCCCGGTTGCACGCCCACCTCCTGGAGGGCCTGGGCGTCGAGCGCGTCACGTTGGCGATGCGGCCCGAGCCGGAAGCGGCGCCGGCGCACGCCGCCTACGCCGCGTGGGGCTACCGTCAGGTCGGCAGCTGGCACCCGGCCGACGACGAACCCGCGTCCCACATCATGCTGCTGACCCTGCCCGTCCCCGCGTACGGCGTCGTATGA
- a CDS encoding MFS transporter, with the protein MRAARRKATGDAAQRPGLLRERGFRLYWTAQSVSLVGDEINILAIPLAAVVLLDAGAAEMGWLTAVALLPSLLLSIPGGAWADRRADRRRAMIVADVGRFAAVASVPLAYAFGALTMAHLYVTEFVVGALTVLFRVCQHHVYASLLPAERYVDGNALLSGSRSTAAVAGPGTGGMLVQVLSAPFALLLDALTYLVSAVCLGRIRTQEAPPAPRARGGLAAGLRWVTAHRTPGLLLAGVSMLSLSHTFLMTLFILYGTTELGLNPGAIGAVVAALGLGGLAGAWAAPRVVRRIGLGPAVVAGFLGFSLPLLLVPLADGPMPLVITTLVAAQLGAGCGVAVLDISTNSYLIAVIPETLRSRVMGVVQTANFGVRPIGAVLAGTLGTVLGLRPTLWIGTASAVLSVLWVVASDVRHIRELPEHADLPEDPEHADLPENTAVTS; encoded by the coding sequence ATGAGGGCGGCCCGCCGGAAGGCCACCGGCGACGCGGCGCAGCGACCCGGGCTGCTGCGGGAGCGGGGGTTCCGGCTGTACTGGACCGCGCAGAGTGTCTCGCTGGTCGGGGACGAGATCAACATCCTGGCGATCCCGCTGGCCGCCGTGGTGCTGCTGGACGCGGGTGCGGCCGAGATGGGGTGGCTGACGGCGGTGGCGCTGCTGCCGTCGTTGCTGCTGTCGATCCCGGGCGGGGCGTGGGCGGACCGGCGCGCGGACCGGCGTAGGGCGATGATCGTCGCGGATGTCGGGCGGTTCGCCGCGGTGGCGTCGGTGCCGCTGGCGTACGCCTTCGGGGCGCTGACGATGGCTCACCTGTACGTGACGGAGTTCGTCGTCGGGGCGCTGACCGTCCTGTTCCGGGTCTGTCAGCATCACGTGTACGCGTCCCTGCTTCCCGCGGAGCGCTACGTGGACGGCAACGCGCTGCTCTCCGGGAGCAGGTCGACGGCCGCGGTCGCCGGGCCCGGCACGGGTGGGATGCTGGTCCAGGTGCTGTCGGCGCCGTTCGCGCTGCTGCTGGACGCCCTGACCTATCTGGTGTCGGCGGTGTGCCTGGGTCGTATCCGGACCCAGGAGGCCCCGCCCGCGCCGCGCGCCCGGGGCGGGCTCGCGGCCGGGCTGCGGTGGGTGACCGCCCACCGCACCCCCGGCCTGCTGCTGGCGGGTGTCTCCATGCTGAGCCTGAGCCACACCTTCCTGATGACCCTGTTCATCCTGTACGGCACCACCGAGCTGGGGCTGAACCCCGGCGCAATCGGGGCGGTGGTGGCCGCACTCGGGCTCGGCGGGCTGGCCGGTGCGTGGGCCGCGCCCCGCGTGGTGCGGCGGATCGGCCTCGGCCCGGCCGTCGTCGCCGGGTTCCTGGGGTTCAGCCTGCCCCTGCTGCTGGTGCCGCTGGCCGACGGCCCGATGCCGTTGGTGATCACGACGCTGGTGGCCGCGCAGCTCGGCGCCGGCTGCGGGGTCGCGGTCCTGGACATCTCCACCAACAGCTACCTGATCGCCGTCATCCCGGAGACCCTGCGGTCCCGCGTGATGGGCGTGGTCCAGACCGCCAACTTCGGAGTCCGCCCGATCGGCGCGGTGCTCGCCGGTACCCTGGGCACCGTGCTCGGCCTGCGGCCGACCCTGTGGATCGGCACGGCGAGCGCGGTGCTGAGCGTGCTGTGGGTCGTCGCGTCCGACGTACGACACATCCGGGAGCTGCCCGAGCACGCCGACCTTCCCGAAGACCCCGAGCACGCCGACCTTCCCGAAAACACCGCAGTCACTTCATAG
- a CDS encoding aldo/keto reductase, whose product MTTPTTTFRIGGDLEVRRLGFGAMRLPTEAADARARSITLARRAVELGVTLIDTAYMYGWGANEELLAEALHPYPSGLLVTTKVGPALSPAGEWGLDGRPAALRAQVDNALRRLRVDRIELLQLHRLDPDTPLADQIGALRDLRAEGKVGRIGLSEVTVAELDEARAIVDIASVQNRYNLLDRREHEPVLKACEAAGIAFLPWRPLAPGAADANPDITAVAAELDATPTQVALAWLLAHSPVILPIPGTATLAHLEENVAAADLALTPDQLARLDRLDGTH is encoded by the coding sequence ATGACCACGCCCACGACCACCTTCCGCATCGGCGGGGATCTCGAAGTACGCCGGCTCGGATTCGGCGCGATGCGCTTGCCGACGGAAGCGGCGGACGCGCGAGCACGATCCATCACGCTGGCCCGGCGAGCCGTCGAGCTCGGGGTCACGCTCATCGACACGGCCTACATGTACGGCTGGGGAGCCAACGAAGAGCTCCTGGCCGAGGCCCTGCACCCGTACCCGTCCGGGCTGCTCGTCACCACCAAGGTCGGCCCCGCCCTCTCACCGGCGGGCGAATGGGGGCTCGACGGCCGCCCCGCCGCCCTCCGCGCCCAGGTGGACAACGCTCTACGACGTCTCCGCGTCGACCGTATCGAGCTGCTCCAACTCCACCGCCTCGACCCGGACACCCCGCTCGCCGACCAGATCGGCGCCCTCCGCGACCTGCGCGCGGAAGGCAAGGTGGGCCGCATCGGGCTCTCCGAGGTGACGGTCGCCGAACTGGACGAAGCCCGCGCGATCGTCGACATCGCCAGCGTCCAGAACCGCTACAACCTCCTCGACCGCCGCGAGCACGAGCCCGTCCTCAAGGCCTGCGAGGCGGCCGGCATCGCCTTCCTGCCCTGGCGCCCGCTCGCCCCCGGGGCCGCCGACGCCAACCCCGACATCACCGCCGTAGCGGCCGAGTTGGACGCCACCCCCACCCAGGTCGCCCTGGCCTGGCTCCTCGCCCACTCGCCGGTGATCCTGCCCATCCCCGGTACGGCGACCCTCGCGCACCTGGAGGAGAACGTGGCGGCGGCGGATCTGGCTCTCACGCCGGACCAACTCGCCCGCCTGGACAGGCTGGACGGGACTCACTGA